One part of the Vicia villosa cultivar HV-30 ecotype Madison, WI linkage group LG6, Vvil1.0, whole genome shotgun sequence genome encodes these proteins:
- the LOC131610314 gene encoding uncharacterized protein At2g39795, mitochondrial-like — protein MARLRELRKGFKAIQDSELLNLFKSEINFELSSNHFQKAQIGSLGEFVVDSDLPHSKDVILRRKCDSGEEVALSAILGPPNYENDLIFVRDVFIKVCIKKPDLSSILQFDCRTYQETDKTSQFEINNAYYLRSPASLNSSIYRGPLFSELDFKLQKAFKEYLITKGIGGSLTNFLLHYLHTREQKQYVNWLKTGEAFLSKNESLNQLS, from the exons ATGGCGAGGCTGAGAGAGTTGAGAAAGGGTTTCAAAGCTATTCAAGATTCTGAACTTCTCAACCTCTTCAAATCCGAAATCAACTTCGAACTTTCTTCTAATCACTTTCAG AAAGCTCAAATTGGTTCTTTAGGTGAATTTGTGGTGGACTCTGATTTACCACATTCCAAAGAtgtgattttgagaagaaaatgtGATTCGGGTGAGGAAGTTGCTCTTTCAGCTATATTGGGTCCTCCTAACTATGAAAATGATCTTATTTTTGTAAGAGATGTTTTCATTAAAGTATGTATAAAAAAGCCAGATTTGTCCTCTATCTTGCAATTTGACTGTAGAACTTATCAAGAGACTGATAAAACCTCTCAATTTGAAATCAACAATGCTTACTATCTTAGATCACCTGCGTCTCTTAACTCGTCCATTTACAGAGGCCCCTTATTCAG TGAATTGGATTTTAAGTTGCAAAAAGCATTCAAGGAATACCTGATAACCAAGGGCATTGGAGGAAGCTTAACCAATTTCCTTCTCCACTACCTACACACAAGAGAGCAAAAGCAATACGTGAACTGGTTGAAAACAGGTGAAGCATTCCTGTCAAAAAACGAGTCATTGAACCAACTTTCATAG
- the LOC131610313 gene encoding disease resistance protein RGA2-like, producing the protein MEDFVYHHHNHNLKLKYKRKICSFLITMAESFLFDVANSLLGKVASFACQEASLAYGAKDDLERFRESLLIVRGYLLDAESRKDQSHALREWLRQIQNICFDAEDIFDIFELQDKRKQIVKSSGSITKKVSHLFSSSNPIVFLPRMGHQIKEITDKLEKKAAEGKTYGLTTNPELVVQERELTYPDVNVSRVIGRDNDKDEIIKLLMQPFPQDGNDGDKSMCVIPIVGMGGLGKTTLAKLVFNDDTMDQLFQLKMWVCVSLNFDIKQIIIKIINSATTADSKVASAPFTPQENIDSLDIVQLVSRLKQKLSGQKFLLVLDDIWNEDRQKWIELEDLIKVGAPGSKIMVTTRSTSIASMMGNVSSYELKGLSSEECLSLFVKCAFKEGEEKRYLNLVEIAKEIVKKCHGVPLAVKTLGSSLFSNFDINKWEFVRDSEIWNLEQKKDSILPAIKVSYDQMPSILKQCFVYFSLYPKDYIFNSLAMCDLWVALGLVQSRNGREKLEHVAGKYIDELHSRSFIQDVDDFGFFCLFKVHHLIHDLALYVAGNEFVAVNSQTRHIPQQARHLSFVVEDKSFGHALFPESRSVRSIQFPISGMGLESESVLNTWLSKYKYLRYLNLCNSSFETVPKSIAKLEHLRSLDLSGNNKIKTLPNSICELLNLQTLMFGECPELEKLPKGLGKLINLHTLCVATKQSTLPYYEFASLNNLQTLIFQDCVNLKFLFEQPLPSVEKLYCISCESLERLPLITFPKLQTLCINGCQMLNLSLENENSIQKLRMKHLYLSDFPKHLTLPQWIVCAVDTLEIFYIENFPNLQMLPGYLTTMTLLKRIYIVSCSQLLSLPSGWDRLTVLEVLFIHDCPELYRKCQPHSGEYWPMIRHIKNIRIQEGEKEEE; encoded by the coding sequence ATGGAAGACTTTGTCTATCACCACCACAACCACAACCTCAAACTCAAATACAAACGCAAGATCTGCTCTTTCCTGATTACCATGGCAGAATCATTTCTCTTCGATGTTGCCAATTCACTGCTTGGGAAGGTTGCTTCTTTTGCCTGTCAAGAAGCTTCTTTGGCCTATGGTGCGAAAGACGATCTAGAACGTTTCAGAGAATCTTTGTTAATCGTCAGAGGTTATCTACTGGATGCTGAGTCCAGGAAAGACCAAAGTCATGCTTTGCGGGAATGGCTAAGGCAGATTCAAAACATTTGCTTTGACGCTGAAGatatatttgatatatttgaGTTGCAAGACAAGAGGAAGCAAATTGTCAAATCCTCTGGAAGCATCACAAAGAAGGTAAGCCACTTGTTTTCTTCCTCTAATCCAATTGTATTCCTTCCTAGGATGGGACATCAAATCAAAGAGATTACCGACAAATTGGAGAAGAAAGCAGCCGAGGGGAAAACGTATGGGCTTACAACTAATCCCGAACTTGTTGTGCAAGAAAGAGAATTGACTTATCCTGACGTTAATGTTTCACGTGTAATTGGAAGGGATAATGATAAAGATGAAATTATCAAGCTTTTGATGCAACCTTTTCCTCAGGATGGAAATGATGGTGATAAAAGCATGTGTGTCATTCCCATTGTGGGAATGGGAGGATTAGGGAAGACCACACTTGCAAAGTTGGTGTTCAATGATGACACAATGGATCAGCTTTTCCAATTGAAGATGTGGGTGTGTGTCTCTCTTAATTTTGACATCAAGCAGATAATCATTAAAATCATCAACTCAGCCACTACTGCAGATTCTAAAGTAGCTTCAGCTCCATTCACTCCTCAAGAGAACATTGACAGCTTAGATATTGTGCAGCTAGTAAGTCgtttaaaacaaaaactttctGGTCAAAAGTTTCTACTTGTGTTAGATGACATATGGAACGAAGATCGTCAAAAGTGGATTGAGTTGGAAGATTTGATCAAAGTTGGCGCACCAGGAAGCAAAATAATGGTGACAACACGTAGTACATCTATTGCTTCCATGATGGGTAATGTTTCCTCATATGAATTAAAAGGTCTTTCTTCAGAGGAATGTTTATCTCTATTTGTCAAATGTGCATTCAAGGAAGGTGAAGAAAAAAGATATCTGAATCTAGTGGAGATCGCAAAAGAAATTGTGAAAAAATGTCACGGGGTTCCACTAGCCGTGAAAACATTAGGAAGTTCTCTCTTCTCAAACTTTGATATAAATAAGTGGGAATTTGTCAGAGACTCTGAAATATGGAATTTAGAACAAAAAAAAGATAGTATTTTACCAGCCATAAAAGTAAGTTATGATCAAATGCCATCCATTCTAAAAcaatgttttgtttatttttccctTTATCCCAAAGATTATATCTTTAATAGTCTTGCAATGTGTGATCTTTGGGTAGCCCTTGGATTGGTTCAATCCCGaaatggaagagaaaagctagagcaTGTTGCAGGAAAATATATTGATGAGTTACATTCAAGATCATTTATTCAGGATGTCGATGACTTTGGCTTCTTTTGCCTGTTCAAAGTACATCATTTGATACACGATCTTGCATTGTATGTTGCAGGAAACGAGTTTGTGGCGGTAAACTCACAAACTCGACATATACCTCAACAAGCAAGGCATTTATCATTTGTTGTTGAAGATAAGTCATTTGGCCATGCTTTGTTCCCAGAGTCTAGAAGTGTGAGAAGCATACAATTTCCCATCTCGGGAATGGGTCTTGAGAGTGAAAGTGTTCTGAATACATGGCTGTCAAAGTACAAATACTTGCGTTATTTAAATTTATGTAACTCTTCTTTTGAAACTGTGCCCAAATCAATTGCAAAATTGGAGCACCTGCGTTCTCTCGATCTTTCTGGtaataacaaaatcaaaacaCTACCAAATTCCATTTGCGAACTCCTAAATTTGCAAACTTTGATGTTTGGTGAATGCCCAGAGCTTGAAAAGTTGCCCAAAGGATTAGGAAAGTTGATTAACCTCCATACTCTATGTGTCGCTACAAAACAATCTACTCTACCATATTATGAATTCGCTAGCTTGAACAATCTTCAAACTTTGATTTTTCAGGATTGTGTCAATCTAAAATTTTTGTTCGAACAACCACTCCCTTCTGTTGAAAAACTGTATTGCATATCATGTGAGAGCCTGGAGCGCTTACCTCTCATTACTTTTCCTAAATTACAGACATTATGTATTAATGGTTGTCAGATGTTAAACTTGTCATTGGAGAATGAAAACTCAATCCAAAAGCTGAGGATGAAACATTTGTATCTCTCTGATTTTCCAAAGCATCTAACACTACCTCAATGGATTGTATGTGCCGTGGACACTTTAGAGATCTTTTATATAGAAAATTTTCCTAATCTTCAAATGCTTCCTGGGTATCTTACTACAATGACTCTTCTTAAGAGGATCTATATTGTTAGTTGTTCTCAACTGTTGAGTCTTCCAAGTGGTTGGGATCGGCTCACTGTACTTGAAGTTTTATTCATACATGATTGTCCTGAACTGTACCGAAAATGTCAGCCTCATTCTGGGGAGTACTGGCCCATGATTCGTCATATTAAAAACATTCGCATTCAAGAAGGAGAAAAGGAGGAGGAATGA
- the LOC131614890 gene encoding uncharacterized protein LOC131614890, with translation MYEKVAAGKSGCCWELFQAYRHLESLGYIIARHNVAWSLKSIGNSVKCADLEGTEECKQLVYVVYTVEVSIDKLFGDLKINDLKPGFDVYLPNNRFRKSSPGHPNFLLYLSM, from the coding sequence ATGTATGAAAAGGTTGCTGCCGGGAAGAGTGGATGTTGTTGGGAGCTTTTTCAAGCTTACAGGCACCTCGAATCTCTCGGGTACATAATTGCGCGGCACAATGTTGCTTGGAGTTTGAAGAGTATCGGCAATTCAGTTAAATGTGCTGATCTTGAAGGAACAGAAGAATGCAAGCAGTTAGTATACGTGGTTTACACAGTCGAGGTTTCCATTGATAAGTTATTTGGTGACTTGAAGATTAATGATTTGAAGCCGGGTTTTGATGTTTATCTTCCAAACAACAGGTTTAGAAAGTCTTCTCCTGGTCATCCAAATTTTCTGCTCTACTTGTCTATGTAA
- the LOC131610316 gene encoding uncharacterized protein LOC131610316, producing MAETFGFDVANSLLGKLASYACEEAFRTYGVYEDLQGFKDTLSIANGVMLDAEYKKDQKHGLHEWLRQIQNICSDAEDIFDGIEFQHKHSQIVKGRHLFSSSNPLVFRLRMACQIKEIRGKLDKLVADGTTVGLDMHEREMTYPDDGC from the coding sequence ATGGCTGAAACATTTGGCTTTGATGTTGCGAACTCGCTCCTAGGGAAACTAGCTTCTTATGCTTGTGAAGAAGCTTTTCGAACCTATGGTGTGTATGAAGATCTACAAGGGTTCAAAGACACTTTATCAATTGCTAATGGTGTGATGTTGGATGCTGAGTACAAGAAGGACCAAAAGCACGGGCTGCATGAATGGCTGAGGCAGATTCAAAACATTTGCTCTGATGCGGAAGACATATTTGATGGAATTGAGTTCCAACACAAGCACAGCCAAATTGTCAAAGGACGCCACTTGTTTTCTTCCTCTAACCCACTTGTTTTCCGTCTTAGGATGGCGTGTCAAATCAAAGAGATTAGGGGAAAATTGGACAAATTAGTGGCTGATGGGACTACGGTTGGACTTGATATGCACGAAAGAGAAATGACTTATCCGGATGACGGATGTTGA
- the LOC131610312 gene encoding putative disease resistance protein RGA4 → MKIRLFLSPPQNLRLRYKRKICPFLITMAESFLFDVANSLLGKVASFACQEASLAYGAKDDLERFRESLLIVRGYLLDAESRKDQSHALREWLRQIQNICFDAEDIFDKFELQDKRKQIVKSSGSITNKVSHLFSTDNSIVFRLRMGHQIKEISQKLFKKAAEGKTYGLTTIPELVVQERELTYPDVNVSRVIGRDNDKDEIFKLLKQPFPQDGNDGDKSMCVIPIVGMGGLGKTTLAKLVFNDDTVDQLFQLKMWVCVSLNFDIKQIIINIINSASTADSKAASAPLPRLAPQENIDSLDIVQLVSRLKQKLSGQKFLLVLDDIWNEDRQKWIELEDLIKVGAPGSKIMVTTRSTSIASMMGNVSSYELKGLSSEECLSLFVKCAFKEGEEKRYLNLVEIAKEIVKKCHGVPLAVKTLGSSLFSNFDINKWEFIRDSEIWNLEQKKDGILPALKASYDQMPSILKQCFVYFSLYPKDYIFNSLVMCDLWVALGLVQSRNGREKLEHVARKYIDELHSRSFIQVVDDFDFFCEFKVHHLIQDLALYVAGDEFVAVNSQTRHIPQQARHLSFVVEDKSFGHALFPESRSVRSIQFPISGMGLESESVLNTWLSKYKYLRYLHLTDSSFETVPKSIAKLEHLRCLDLANNHKIRTLPNSICELLNLQELSFNGCTKLEKLPKGLGKLTSLRILSVTTKQSTLPYYEFASLNNLQTLVFQDCVNLKFLFEQPLPFVEKLYCILCDSLERLPLITFPKLQTLVIDGCQMLNLSLENESSIQKLTMKHLYLSGFPKLLTLPRWIVCAVDTLEIFYIDNFPNLQMLPEYLTTMTRLKRLSIVSCSQLLSLPTSGWDRLTALEYLTIFDCPELYRKCQPHSGEYWPMICHMKNIDIRELKKEEEEEE, encoded by the coding sequence ATGAAAATAAGACTTTTTCTATCACCACCACAAAACCTCCGACTCAGATACAAACGCAAGATCTGCCCTTTCCTGATTACCATGGCAGAATCATTTCTCTTCGATGTTGCCAATTCACTACTTGGGAAGGTTGCTTCTTTTGCTTGTCAAGAAGCTTCTCTGGCCTATGGTGCGAAAGACGATCTAGAACGTTTCAGAGAATCTTTGTTAATTGTCAGAGGTTATCTACTGGATGCTGAGTCCAGGAAAGACCAAAGTCACGCTTTACGTGAATGGCTGAGGCAGATCCAAAACATTTGTTTTGATGCTGAAGATATATTTGATAAATTTGAGCTGCAAGACAAGAGGAAGCAAATTGTCAAATCCTCTGGAAGCATCACAAACAAGGTAAGCCACTTGTTTTCTACAGATAATTCAATTGTATTCCGTCTTCGGATGGGACATCAAATCAAAGAGATTAGTCAAAAATTGTTTAAGAAAGCAGCTGAAGGGAAAACGTATGGACTTACAACTATTCCCGAACTTGTTGTGCAAGAAAGAGAACTCACTTATCCTGACGTTAATGTTTCACGTGTAATCGGAAGGGATAATGATAAAGATGAAATTTTCAAGCTTTTGAAGCAACCTTTTCCTCAGGATGGAAATGATGGTGATAAAAGCATGTGTGTCATTCCCATTGTGGGAATGGGAGGATTAGGGAAGACCACTCTTGCAAAGTTGGTGTTCAATGATGACACAGTGGATCAGCTTTTCCAATTGAAGATGTGGGTATGTGTCTCTCTTAATTTTGACATCAAGCAGATAATCATTAATATCATCAACTCTGCCAGTACTGCAGATTCTAAAGCAGCTTCAGCTCCATTGCCCCGTCTCGCTCCTCAAGAGAACATTGACAGCTTAGACATTGTGCAGCTAGTAAGTCGTTTGAAACAAAAACTTTCTGGTCAAAAGTTTTTACTTGTGTTAGATGACATATGGAACGAAGATCGTCAAAAGTGGATTGAGTTGGAAGATTTGATCAAAGTTGGCGCACCAGGAAGTAAAATTATGGTCACAACACGTAGTACATCAATTGCTTCTATGATGGGTAATGTTTCCTCATATGAATTAAAAGGTCTTTCTTCAGAGGAATGTTTATCTCTATTTGTCAAATGTGCATTCAAGGAAGGTGAAGAAAAAAGATATCTGAATCTAGTGGAGATCGCAAAAGAAATTGTGAAAAAATGTCACGGGGTTCCACTAGCTGTTAAAACATTAGGAAGTTCTCTTTTCTCAAACTTTGATATAAATAAGTGGGAATTTATTAGAGACTCTGAGATATGGAATTTAGAACAAAAAAAGGATGGTATTTTACCTGCCCTTAAAGCAAGTTACGATCAAATGCCATCCATTCTAAAAcaatgttttgtttatttttccctTTATCCCAAAGATTATATCTTTAATAGTCTTGTAATGTGTGATCTTTGGGTAGCCCTTGGATTAGTTCAATCCCGaaatggaagagaaaagctagagcaTGTTGCACGAAAATATATTGATGAGTTACATTCAAGATCATTTATTCAGGTTGTCGATGACTTTGACTTCTTTTGCGAGTTCAAAGTACATCATTTGATACAAGATCTTGCATTGTATGTTGCAGGAGACGAGTTTGTGGCGGTAAACTCACAAACTCGACATATACCTCAACAAGCAAGGCATTTATCATTTGTTGTTGAAGATAAGTCATTTGGCCATGCTTTGTTTCCAGAGTCTAGAAGTGTGAGAAGCATACAATTTCCCATCTCAGGAATGGGTCTTGAGAGTGAAAGTGTTCTGAATACATGGCTGTCAAAGTACAAATACTTGCGTTATTTACATttaactgactcttcttttgaaACTGTGCCCAAATCAATTGCAAAATTAGAGCACCTGCGTTGTCTCGATCTTgctaataatcacaaaatcagaACACTACCAAATTCAATTTGTGAACTTCTAAATTTGCAAGAATTGTCGTTTAATGGATGCACAAAGCTTGAAAAGTTGCCCAAAGGATTAGGAAAGTTGACTAGCCTCCGAATTCTGAGTGTTACTACAAAACAATCTACTCTACCATATTATGAATTCGCTAGCTTGAACAATCTTCAAACTTTGGTTTTTCAGGATTGTGTCAATCTAAAGTTTTTGTTCGAACAACCACTCCCTTTTGTTGAAAAACTGTATTGCATATTATGTGATAGCCTGGAGCGCTTACCTCTCATTACTTTTCCTAAATTACAGACGTTGGTTATTGATGGTTGTCAGATGTTAAACTTGTCATTGGAGAATGAAAGCTCAATCCAGAAGCTGACGATGAAACATTTGTATCTCTCTGGTTTTCCAAAGCTTCTAACACTACCTCGATGGATTGTATGTGCTGTGGACACTTTAGAGATCTTTTATATTGATAATTTTCCTAATCTTCAAATGCTTCCCGAGTATCTTACTACAATGACTCGTCTTAAGAGGCTCTCTATTGTTAGCTGTTCTCAATTGTTGAGTCTTCCAACAAGTGGTTGGGATCGCCTCACTGCACTTGAATATTTAACCATATTTGATTGTCCTGAATTGTACCGAAAATGTCAGCCTCATTCTGGTGAGTACTGGCCCATGATCTGTCATATGAAAAACATTGACATTCGAGAATTGAaaaaggaggaggaggaggaggaataA